From one Lotus japonicus ecotype B-129 chromosome 3, LjGifu_v1.2 genomic stretch:
- the LOC130744591 gene encoding secreted RxLR effector protein 161-like: MSPPTSGIFMSQKKYAQDVLKRFNMSECKSASTPVECGVILTKEDTGKAVDPTLFNQMVGSLRYLCSNRPEISYGVGLISKFMENPQESHFVAAKRILRYLIGTLGHGVLFPNIRYIVRSEVVGYVDSDWCGYKDDKKSTIGYVFFCGDAHVSWCSKKQPIVALSSCQAEYVAASYSACQVVRLGMLMEEIGLRRNGSMKLQIDNKSVIDLSKHPVAHGKSKPI; the protein is encoded by the coding sequence atgtctcccccaacaagtggtatttTTATGAGTCAGAAAAAATATGCACAAGATGTTTTGAAGAGATTTAATATGTCTGAGTGCAAATCTGCATCCACACCAGTTGAGTGTGGAGTTATTTTGACAAAGGAGGATACCGGTAAAGCGGTTGATCCTACCTTGTTTAACCAAATGGTTGGTTCATTGAGGTATCTTTGTAGCAATAGACCAGAGATCAGTTATGGTGTTGGATTAATTAGCAAATTTATGGAGAATCCTCAGGAATCTCACTTTGTTGCCGCAAAAAGAATCCTGCGATATCTCATAGGCACTCTTGGTCATGGAGTCTTGTTTCCTAACATCAGATACATTGTTAGATCAGAGGTAGTTGGCTATGTGGATTCTGATTGGTGTGGATACAAGGATGACAAAAAGAGTACTATTGGTTATGTGTTCTTTTGTGGAGATGCTCATGTCTCTTGGTGCTCTAAGAAGCAGCCTATTGTGGCACTCTCCTCTTGTCAGGCAGAATATGTGGCTGCTTCCTATAGTGCTTGTCAAGTTGTGCGGCTAGGTATGCTGATGGAGGAAATTGGTTTAAGAAGGAATGGTTCCATGAAGTTGCAGATTGATAATAAGTCAGTCATTGACTTGTCTAAACATCCAGTGGCACATGGAAAGAGCAAGCCTATATAA